GGGGAAGATGACTTGGATGTCGCTCAGAGTTCACAGCTTCAGAGACTGTTTGAAGAAAGCCTAAAAGTTGATTCCCAAAGGCATAAATAAgctcaggaggaaaaaaatctactTCGTTTTTATTCTATCTCTTATTAACATCATGATTTGATTCCCTTCCTGAATATCCATCGAGCTCCTGAAACGACAGGGAGTGAAATACACATCTGAGAAACAATGTGGAGGAAGATGGTTTCCCTCCCTGTGGGTGTTTGCAGACCCCTGGGAGGTAGTCTGAGGAGGGGACAAGCCAGGTCAGGCCTCAGTCTCATCTACTGAATGTCAACTACTCTCCCATATAGAATTTCTTTTTGTAAGAACTGTTCACAGAAAAGTACACCTATAAAAGGAGACTCTATAGGATTCATCGTGCACACGTTCCCATCAACAACTGCAACTACTTTCACTTACTTTCATCTATATCCTCCCGTTACCTGCTACCTGATGACTCTGTAGCTAATCCCCGAAATCCTAGGACTTAACCGATTCATGTTTCATAATAGATTTCAGTCGATCGAATtatgaatgaaaagaaagataACGTAGTCTTTTAAAGAGTTAAGTACTTAAAAATAATGGTGAAGACAATAATCAAATTTCTCCAATGATTCTGAACAGTTATGAATGACTTTtatctataaaatttttaataaagtatttaTATAAATGTCATTTGAAAATGTCAATGGACACATTCCTATTCATACAGGTAAACGTCTTCCATTCTAAGTCACTCTTCAAAGTCGGTTTTAAAGTTAAATGAGAAGTTAATAGCTTTTACGTTGAATGTATAGCTTAAGTGTTGTTTTGTCATTCTTAACCCTGCACTGACTACAGAGTAAGCTCTGCACTTCCCGTTCCCCATGTATTAAGGAGAGCCCTCCACAGCGTATACAAATGGATGCACAGTATATACGTGATATCGTAATCAACTGGTAAAAGGAAGTAGGAGAAAATATCAAAAAGGTTCCTTGGGCAGGGAAAGGAGGCAATGATGAAACAAAAAGGGCTGAGAGTCGCTGCCCTAACCCACTGGGAGAGtgcaaactgaaaagcaaaaacagaagtaGAAAGTAAGAGGAAACattcagaaaatggaaacaaccgGGTCCCCATTTAAGACACAGGCACAAAGGCAGGTCTGCAGAGAACCTTCGGACACCAGGGCTCACAGAGTCACCCACCGCAGCCAGGCCAGCAGCACCTACAATGTCCCCAATGGCTCGACCCTTGTCTGTACTCATGGCCCTGGTGGCGCTCAGCTGTCACTCCATCTGCTCGCTGGGGTGTGACCTGCCTCAGACCCACAGCCTGGCCACCAGGAGGACCTTGATGCTCCTGGGACAAATGAGGAGaatctccccctcctcctgcctgaaGGACAGACAGGACTTTGGATTCCCTCAGGAGGTCCTTGGCGGCCACCGGCTCCAGAAGGCTCAAGCCATCTCTGTCTTCCATGAGGtggtccagcagctcttcctcctcttcagcACAGAGGGCTCGTCTGCTGCCTGGGAGGAGGGCCTCCTGCACAGACTCTGCACTGGGCTTGATCAGCAGCTGACGGAGCTGGAAGCCTGTCCGAtgcaggaggcggggctgcaAGGGTCCCCCCTGCTGAATGAGAACCCCATCCTGGCTGTGAGGAGATACTTCCACAGAATCACTCTCTATCTGCAAGAGAAGAAATACAGCCCTTGTGCCTGGGAGATCGTCAGAGCAGAAGTCATGAGATCCTTCTCTTCAGCGAGACACTTGCAAGAAAGATGAAGCAGGAAGGAATGACAGAGCCCTGGTTCAACATGGAAATGATTCTCACTGACCAACAAGACCACACGGCCACCCGCCCTGCCAGGTCAAAGACCCTCATTCCTGCTGGAATCAGGACACCAACTGGATCAATCTGTCAAATGTTGTCAGGAGAATTCAGCAACATCACGTTCTGCTCTGCAGGCACTCGTCTCTCACAGACGCCCATGCTCATCTATCtatttattgcaatatttatttatttaactatttataagctttaaatgatttttcttcctATAAAATGATGTGTACCTTTACACTGtggttaactgaaaaaaaaatacactcttTGTATTTACtcaatgtattattttttgttcattaaattattttctatagAAAACTTCTTGTacttgtttattatttaaaaaagaaacaccatGTCCGATGGTAACCTGATTAAATAGTGGATAGTACCATTCACTACTCATTACTATGTCACTCAAATTATAAGTAAAAGGAGATTTTCTCTAAGCCACTTTATGTGCTGCCCTAAGGACATAGAGGTCAATGCGACAAATCCAACCCTATTTTCTTGCATCATTGGTTTGTATAGAGAAATCATCcaaaaaaaataacaatcataattaatattaattataaaaatgttatacTGAGAAGAAGTGGAATAAAAAGGTATTTCTCAGCAGAAGCTGGAGCAAGGAAAGTCAAGAAATAAAAACGGAAGTACTAGCTATCCTCTACATTTGAGTGCTCAACATCTGATTGCAAATATCTTTTGGAAAATAGACTTTTGAGTCTGAAATCCACAAGCAATTACATGAGTTGAAAGGCAAAGAACACAAGTAGTCCTGTGTGAAAAGTGAACAGAAGGAGAAAAGGACTTAAAACATTGGCTCACAGAACCTTCAACTAATAAGGGGAGGAAAGATCcaccaaggaaactgaggcagaatgGCCGTAAGTTAACAGGATGAAAGGGAATAGGCTCCTACAAACCTATTTAAAAGGTGAAAACTGCTCCCCAGAATTGCACCGTCGCAAGCGTGGATTGAAACTGTCCTCTACACGGAGAAAAGAGCTGTCCCTGGTGATTTTACTGGGAGCTGGTTTGGTCGAGGTGATCACCAGACAGCACACTGGGCGAAGGGTGAATATGAGAGATTAGTGACAATATACGTAGGAACCAGCTTGGAAAGATTTGCCTTCTGAAATGCAGGACACAAATAGAGCAGTGACTAGAAACAACtgtggatttttttgtttcttcctgcaCAGTTGTCTCTTTCCAAATATATTCATCTCTAGATAGGTTTCATGGATTTGATGTATTGGCAAATCACATTCATATGTTTAGTATTTTATTGATCTTAAATCATGACATGTTGAATTACTTACAATGATAACTTATCATCATTTTGATTAATAGGATGTTGAATGTCACTAAGCTGCTCTGTGGGTGAAACCATCCACCGCACGGGAACCAGATGGAACTGACCTCGGTGAGAGCGGGCTGGGTGGAATTAATCAGCAGAAGCTGGACTGGAGCAGCCGCAAGGCGGTAACACAAGAGGAGAAT
This portion of the Vicugna pacos chromosome 4, VicPac4, whole genome shotgun sequence genome encodes:
- the LOC140696003 gene encoding interferon alpha-1-like; this encodes MSPMARPLSVLMALVALSCHSICSLGCDLPQTHSLATRRTLMLLGQMRRISPSSCLKDRQDFGFPQEVLGGHRLQKAQAISVFHEVVQQLFLLFSTEGSSAAWEEGLLHRLCTGLDQQLTELEACPMQEAGLQGSPLLNENPILAVRRYFHRITLYLQEKKYSPCAWEIVRAEVMRSFSSARHLQER